One stretch of Desulfobacterales bacterium DNA includes these proteins:
- a CDS encoding universal stress protein, with translation METRVFHIFRNTPLGRETLLQSIYLCDKIEASPVIYLPESTRFLMYFENDVVQIDLDNSYLTSPETARLHVTELFKKGGVEPVFFTPKQYTASTLPDIPTNFDFMCCPRSISDLSSKIGLGYIGPRVRRIIKSAHFPVLITSPVFKKWNKIMVFFGGSSNALNALKLGLRIKRATGIPLDVFTHTENKKPDSYKAIIEEQLGDDMASLVNDWKIYEKGKLEDYLYDIPHDALVILGAYGHSLWKNLLFGSKMEKIQSTILNNLLIVGPKYTAGL, from the coding sequence ATGGAAACTCGAGTTTTTCATATTTTCAGGAATACGCCTCTGGGAAGAGAAACATTGCTTCAATCCATATATTTATGCGATAAGATTGAAGCCTCCCCGGTAATTTACCTCCCGGAATCAACACGTTTTTTAATGTATTTTGAAAACGATGTGGTTCAGATAGACCTTGACAACTCCTACCTGACATCTCCTGAAACTGCCCGATTGCACGTCACTGAACTGTTTAAGAAAGGGGGCGTTGAACCGGTTTTTTTTACCCCGAAGCAGTATACCGCATCGACCCTTCCGGATATTCCGACTAATTTTGACTTTATGTGCTGCCCCAGAAGCATCAGCGACCTCTCCTCCAAAATCGGACTGGGCTATATTGGCCCCCGGGTCAGACGCATTATTAAGTCAGCGCATTTTCCGGTTCTCATCACCAGCCCTGTCTTTAAAAAATGGAATAAAATCATGGTATTTTTCGGGGGGTCATCCAATGCGCTCAATGCCCTCAAACTGGGTCTACGTATCAAACGAGCCACCGGGATTCCGCTGGACGTATTTACCCATACCGAAAACAAAAAACCGGATTCATATAAAGCGATTATTGAGGAACAACTGGGGGATGACATGGCAAGCCTGGTCAACGACTGGAAGATCTATGAGAAGGGAAAACTTGAAGATTATCTCTACGATATCCCCCATGACGCGCTCGTGATATTAGGTGCTTACGGCCACAGCCTGTGGAAGAATCTGCTTTTTGGCAGCAAAATGGAAAAAATACAATCAACCATTTTAAACAATCTGCTCATCGTCGGGCCCAAATACACTGCAGGCCTGTAA
- the murI gene encoding glutamate racemase: protein MIGIFDSGTGGLAAARTIADCLPGYGIIYFGDTARTPYGTKSPEAIARYVIEGLDFLVSRGAKLIVVSCDSASSVVSSSVRDRYDVPVLDTITAGAEYCLERSGGRRVGILTSRATGLSGVFERRIKQLDSRRKVFCTPCPLLVPLIEEGWENKMETIRILKTYLHPLKAVQVDTLILACSHSIPLQSVIQRKMGKRVKIVDSSVAVAAHVCHYLDTHSELNQLLDKASQLAVYVSDITDQVKSVANQFFKHDIPLERVDLTVPVSPLSSDF, encoded by the coding sequence ATGATAGGAATATTTGATTCGGGTACAGGCGGACTTGCTGCTGCCCGAACCATTGCGGATTGTCTTCCGGGATATGGTATCATCTATTTTGGAGATACGGCTCGTACGCCATATGGGACTAAAAGCCCTGAGGCCATCGCCCGGTATGTCATTGAGGGATTGGATTTTCTGGTAAGCCGTGGGGCAAAACTGATTGTTGTCAGTTGCGATTCGGCATCCAGCGTCGTCTCATCGTCCGTGCGTGACCGATATGATGTGCCGGTATTGGATACCATAACCGCAGGTGCGGAATATTGCCTTGAACGATCAGGCGGGCGGAGGGTTGGAATCCTTACGTCCAGGGCTACCGGGTTGAGTGGCGTTTTCGAGCGCCGGATAAAGCAGCTTGATTCACGCCGGAAGGTGTTCTGCACCCCATGTCCGTTGCTGGTTCCGCTGATAGAAGAGGGGTGGGAGAACAAGATGGAAACCATCCGTATTTTAAAAACATATCTTCATCCCTTAAAGGCTGTGCAGGTCGATACATTGATTCTTGCATGTTCTCACAGCATTCCGTTACAATCGGTTATTCAAAGAAAAATGGGTAAACGGGTGAAAATCGTGGACTCATCCGTTGCCGTTGCAGCGCATGTCTGTCATTATTTGGACACCCATTCGGAGCTGAATCAGTTGTTGGATAAAGCCTCACAATTAGCAGTTTATGTGTCGGATATTACCGATCAGGTTAAATCCGTTGCAAATCAATTTTTTAAACACGATATACCGCTTGAGCGGGTTGACCTGACAGTCCCCGTGAGTCCTCTGTCCTCTGACTTCTGA
- the recR gene encoding recombination mediator RecR, with amino-acid sequence MNHYPASILNLIKYLSKLPGIGEKTAERLALHILHMRNNDARLMAQSILELKDKVRLCAKCYALSDSELCQICSDPSRETTVLCVVEQPADMVAIEKSGSYKGLYHILQGVLSPMDGVGPDDIRVEELINRIGREAIKEIVLATSTTLEGEATASFIAKRLKTYPVQVTRIASGVPIGGDLKYVDQVTLRRAMENRRQC; translated from the coding sequence ATGAATCATTACCCGGCATCTATACTGAATTTGATAAAATACCTGTCCAAACTTCCGGGTATTGGGGAAAAGACCGCAGAACGACTGGCACTGCATATTCTTCATATGCGGAATAACGACGCCCGGCTGATGGCTCAAAGCATCCTCGAACTCAAAGATAAGGTACGTTTGTGTGCCAAATGCTACGCGCTCAGCGACAGTGAGTTATGTCAAATCTGCAGTGATCCGTCAAGAGAGACAACGGTGCTGTGTGTTGTGGAACAGCCCGCTGATATGGTTGCGATAGAAAAATCAGGTTCGTACAAAGGCCTGTATCATATTCTTCAAGGCGTTCTTTCTCCCATGGATGGCGTCGGGCCGGATGATATCCGTGTCGAAGAATTAATTAACCGTATTGGAAGGGAAGCCATCAAGGAAATCGTTCTCGCGACCAGTACAACTCTGGAAGGTGAGGCGACGGCTTCTTTTATAGCAAAACGTCTTAAAACATATCCGGTTCAGGTGACACGAATTGCATCCGGTGTTCCGATCGGAGGCGATCTTAAATATGTGGATCAGGTGACGTTGAGACGAGCCATGGAAAATAGACGGCAATGCTAG
- a CDS encoding YbaB/EbfC family nucleoid-associated protein, with translation MKAMGNMMKQAQKLQAKMLKMQEELGEKTVESASGGGMVKVVANGKQKIVSIDIEKEVVNPDDIDMLQDLILAAVNDALLKSQEMVSTEMGKITGGLNIPGLM, from the coding sequence ATGAAAGCCATGGGAAATATGATGAAACAGGCGCAGAAACTCCAGGCCAAAATGTTGAAAATGCAGGAAGAACTTGGAGAAAAGACGGTTGAAAGCGCCTCGGGCGGAGGGATGGTAAAGGTTGTCGCCAACGGAAAACAGAAAATTGTCTCTATCGATATCGAAAAGGAAGTCGTCAACCCGGATGACATTGACATGCTGCAGGATCTGATATTGGCTGCGGTCAATGACGCGCTTTTGAAATCACAGGAAATGGTATCAACGGAAATGGGCAAAATTACCGGTGGCCTCAATATCCCCGGATTGATGTAG
- the dnaX gene encoding DNA polymerase III subunit gamma/tau: MAYLVLARKYRPQTFSEVIGQEHITRTLTHAISSGRVAHAILFSGPRGTGKTTVARLLAKAMNCEAGPTPTFCNCCQSCREITTGGAADVFEIDGASNNSVDQVRELRENVKYLPAHSPYKIYIIDEVHMLSIAAFNALLKTLEEPPAHVMFVFATTEPQKIPITILSRCQRYDFRRIGINAVVEHLKKICSTEDSRIDDQSLWLVAREAGGSMRDALSLLDQVMACSDGAITYEYVLTVLGGIDREIIFAFSDAVLKGDIPVILDMIDEVYDRGHDLKKFYEHVVQHFRDLMVVKMGNAVTRLVDLPESEIQRMQDQVRPVSAIFLTQIFEYVFNEETTVKFSVQPKLALEIAFIKVAHIRPVLPIDVLIEKLDTLRQHIYDHGVDSYGCDDKAAPCSDQYSDRAGQKLIQDQEALEQIHDPVQEFVEQKPQADLSPDSIWQRIVDMIMETHPPLGANLAACRLKSFDGQRLVIEVNGSGFNLTMIRREKNMAVLKKICHEVAGEKLDIVIHENISKQDDRQKKNQDDTRLRQEALSHPVVAEALEIFEGKIEDIRIL; encoded by the coding sequence ATGGCCTATCTTGTTCTGGCGCGTAAATACCGTCCCCAGACGTTTTCCGAAGTGATCGGCCAGGAACATATTACCCGGACGTTAACCCATGCCATATCTTCCGGACGGGTGGCTCATGCCATATTGTTTTCAGGTCCCAGGGGTACCGGGAAAACAACGGTAGCCCGTTTACTGGCCAAAGCGATGAACTGCGAGGCGGGGCCAACTCCAACCTTCTGCAACTGCTGTCAATCCTGCAGGGAGATTACAACCGGGGGGGCCGCCGATGTGTTTGAAATTGACGGAGCTTCAAACAACAGCGTGGATCAGGTCAGAGAGTTGCGGGAAAATGTAAAGTACCTGCCAGCGCACAGTCCATATAAGATTTATATCATCGATGAAGTGCATATGCTCAGCATTGCTGCGTTTAATGCTCTTTTAAAAACACTGGAAGAGCCTCCGGCGCATGTGATGTTTGTTTTTGCGACTACGGAGCCCCAGAAAATTCCCATAACGATTCTTTCCCGTTGCCAGCGGTATGATTTCAGGCGAATCGGAATAAATGCCGTCGTAGAGCATTTGAAGAAGATCTGTTCAACGGAAGACAGCCGGATTGATGATCAAAGTCTATGGCTGGTTGCCCGTGAAGCCGGTGGAAGCATGAGAGATGCGCTGAGTCTCCTGGATCAGGTGATGGCATGTTCGGACGGGGCAATAACCTATGAGTATGTACTCACTGTCCTTGGCGGAATTGACCGGGAAATTATTTTCGCCTTTTCGGATGCTGTGCTTAAGGGAGATATTCCCGTCATTCTGGATATGATTGACGAGGTCTACGACAGGGGACATGATCTGAAAAAGTTCTATGAGCATGTTGTTCAGCATTTCAGAGATTTGATGGTCGTTAAAATGGGCAACGCCGTAACCAGGCTGGTGGATTTGCCGGAATCTGAAATTCAACGCATGCAGGATCAGGTCAGACCGGTTTCAGCGATTTTTTTGACACAGATTTTTGAATACGTTTTCAATGAGGAGACGACGGTTAAATTTTCGGTCCAACCGAAACTGGCATTGGAAATCGCCTTTATCAAGGTGGCGCATATCCGGCCGGTTTTGCCGATCGATGTCCTGATTGAAAAGCTTGATACGCTCCGGCAGCATATCTATGACCATGGCGTTGATTCATATGGCTGTGACGACAAGGCCGCCCCCTGTTCCGATCAATACAGCGACAGGGCGGGGCAGAAACTGATTCAGGATCAGGAGGCACTTGAACAGATTCATGATCCGGTTCAAGAATTCGTTGAACAAAAACCGCAGGCCGATTTGTCTCCCGATTCTATCTGGCAGCGGATTGTGGATATGATAATGGAAACGCATCCGCCACTGGGTGCGAATCTGGCCGCATGCCGTCTGAAATCGTTTGACGGACAACGCCTGGTGATCGAAGTCAACGGCAGTGGTTTTAATTTAACCATGATTCGACGCGAGAAGAACATGGCGGTTTTAAAAAAGATTTGTCATGAGGTCGCAGGGGAAAAGCTTGATATCGTTATTCACGAAAATATCAGCAAACAGGATGACCGGCAAAAAAAAAATCAGGATGACACCCGGTTGCGTCAAGAAGCTTTGAGTCATCCGGTGGTGGCGGAAGCTTTGGAAATATTCGAAGGTAAAATTGAAGATATCAGGATATTATAG
- a CDS encoding DUF1015 domain-containing protein, whose protein sequence is MATILPFRGVRYNPDKIKNMANVVSPPYDVISEQEQQCLYDRHPNNIIRLILGRTSDADIDTNNRHTRSASDFNTWLRQGILIKDPSPVFYLTAMDFETGDMSATRFGLIALVKLEPFDSGIILPHEKTFSRVKSERLELIKACNANFSQVFSLYSDQNQILSTMKSSVCTSPAVVDLTDESYHRHRLWKITDPDAQQFISEAMNDKSLFIADGHHRYETALNYRNWLSETNPDFNENHPANYVMMYLSSMEDSGLVILPTHRMLKQIPDSALTLFIQKAAEYFEIKSIPINRENIKKTRENLISQLRSDSLAPTLGVCIKNQPEYHLMTLKPNIMQKLFANELPPSLMSLDVTVLTRLVFMKILNFDQNGLDNERLFSYSSSHNEAIDEVLSGHCDMSFILNPTRISQVRQIAEERLTMPRKSTYFYPKALTGLVINHLQAE, encoded by the coding sequence ATGGCAACTATACTTCCATTCAGAGGGGTACGATATAACCCGGATAAAATTAAAAACATGGCAAACGTTGTATCCCCCCCATATGATGTTATATCCGAGCAGGAACAGCAATGCCTCTACGATCGTCATCCCAACAATATTATCCGGCTGATACTGGGCAGAACATCGGATGCGGACATAGACACAAATAACAGACACACAAGATCCGCAAGTGATTTCAACACATGGCTGCGGCAGGGCATTCTGATAAAAGATCCATCTCCCGTGTTTTACCTGACGGCGATGGATTTTGAAACAGGCGATATGAGCGCAACCCGATTTGGACTGATCGCTTTGGTAAAACTCGAACCATTTGATTCCGGAATTATTCTTCCTCACGAAAAAACCTTTTCCAGAGTCAAATCGGAACGACTGGAACTAATAAAAGCATGTAACGCCAACTTCAGCCAGGTTTTCAGCCTGTATTCCGATCAGAATCAAATTCTCAGCACAATGAAATCCTCGGTCTGCACAAGCCCGGCAGTCGTAGACCTTACGGACGAGAGCTATCACAGACACCGGCTCTGGAAAATTACAGATCCGGACGCTCAGCAATTTATCTCTGAAGCCATGAATGATAAAAGCCTTTTCATCGCCGATGGCCATCATCGATATGAAACCGCCTTGAATTACAGAAACTGGCTTTCAGAAACAAACCCTGATTTCAACGAAAATCACCCCGCCAACTATGTCATGATGTATTTGAGCAGCATGGAAGATTCCGGTCTGGTAATCCTCCCGACCCATCGGATGCTGAAACAGATCCCGGATTCCGCCTTGACACTCTTTATCCAAAAGGCGGCAGAGTATTTTGAAATCAAATCCATACCAATTAACCGGGAGAATATCAAAAAAACCCGGGAGAATTTAATCTCACAATTACGGTCAGACAGTTTAGCACCCACTTTGGGGGTATGCATCAAAAACCAGCCCGAATACCATTTGATGACATTAAAGCCGAACATCATGCAGAAACTTTTTGCTAATGAGCTGCCCCCTTCCCTGATGTCACTGGATGTGACTGTTTTAACCCGGCTTGTATTTATGAAAATTCTGAATTTTGATCAGAACGGACTGGACAATGAAAGGCTGTTTTCTTATTCAAGCAGTCACAACGAAGCTATTGATGAGGTTCTCTCAGGCCACTGCGACATGAGCTTTATTCTGAATCCGACCCGAATCAGCCAAGTCCGTCAAATTGCCGAAGAAAGGCTGACCATGCCCCGAAAATCAACCTATTTTTATCCAAAAGCATTAACGGGGCTTGTGATCAACCACCTGCAAGCAGAGTGA
- a CDS encoding tRNA1(Val) (adenine(37)-N6)-methyltransferase codes for MTCMTNDTFLNGHIRIRQNRCGYRFSIDAVLLAHFVNDFKPGAYVLDLGTGCGIIPLILAFRYPEINFCGVEVQKELAEISRINVMENQKKHQIHILCQDMKSLRLDMFPTPVDCVVTNPPYRKSQSGRVNPNQQRAVARHEIQITLDELLSTASRLLKPSGAFAAVYMAERLTDMLTQMRGVGIEPKCLRLVHSREGEEARLVLIKGLKGGRPGIRIAPPLVIYRNDGSYTDELRQMFEP; via the coding sequence ATGACCTGTATGACCAATGATACGTTTTTAAACGGGCATATCCGGATCAGGCAAAACCGGTGCGGGTACCGGTTTTCTATTGATGCGGTATTGCTGGCCCATTTTGTCAATGATTTTAAGCCCGGAGCGTATGTCCTCGATCTGGGTACCGGCTGTGGTATTATTCCATTAATTCTGGCATTTCGTTATCCTGAAATCAATTTCTGCGGTGTGGAGGTCCAAAAAGAACTGGCTGAAATTTCAAGGATCAATGTCATGGAAAATCAAAAAAAACATCAGATCCATATCCTGTGCCAGGATATGAAATCGTTGCGTCTTGATATGTTTCCAACTCCAGTGGATTGTGTGGTGACAAATCCTCCGTACAGAAAAAGTCAGTCAGGACGTGTAAACCCGAATCAACAGCGTGCGGTCGCCAGGCATGAAATCCAGATTACGCTCGATGAGCTCTTGTCCACCGCCAGCCGGTTGTTGAAGCCATCGGGTGCGTTTGCAGCCGTATATATGGCAGAACGGTTGACCGATATGCTTACGCAAATGAGGGGTGTCGGTATCGAACCCAAATGCCTTCGTCTGGTGCATTCCAGAGAAGGTGAGGAAGCAAGGCTGGTGTTGATCAAGGGGCTCAAGGGGGGGCGCCCCGGCATCAGGATAGCGCCGCCGCTGGTGATATATCGCAACGATGGTTCGTATACGGATGAGCTCCGGCAAATGTTTGAACCCTGA
- a CDS encoding DUF721 domain-containing protein, with product MTKRNKNSEAVHVGAVVTQILARCRNESIGLLERVETRWTSLVGEAVAANARPVAIKGRLLLIHVSSSVWLHQLVFLQNDILDKINEDIGDDRVLEIKFKIGTFTS from the coding sequence ATGACGAAGAGGAATAAAAATTCTGAGGCAGTCCATGTCGGCGCTGTCGTGACACAAATTCTGGCGAGATGTCGAAATGAATCTATTGGTCTGCTGGAGCGTGTCGAGACCCGATGGACGAGTCTGGTCGGTGAGGCGGTTGCCGCAAATGCCCGGCCGGTAGCGATAAAAGGCCGTTTGCTGTTGATCCACGTCAGCAGCTCGGTATGGCTTCATCAGCTTGTGTTTTTACAAAATGATATTCTGGACAAAATAAATGAAGATATCGGGGATGACAGAGTTCTGGAAATCAAATTCAAAATCGGAACGTTTACATCTTAA
- the hflK gene encoding FtsH protease activity modulator HflK, with product MTWDWEKLKEQQKQKPGSAPPQMDEIVKKLKGFKFSGLPFIILILLIALILGSSMFYTVDIDEVGVIQRFGKYVRTSQPGLNFKLPTGLEKLTKVKVRRVYKEEFGLKTITTGFTTRSTTESGDDNVSLMLTGDLNVAQVPWIVQYRIKDSYNFLFKVKDIGRLLNDMSEACMRLVVGDRSINEVISKREEIAEETISLLQKELDNAESGIHIVTIEMKKTNVPITVQPSFNEVNQSVQEKEKMIYQAKEDYNKAIPTAKGEAERTIKASEGYALDRINRAKGDAARFTSMYNEYAKAKDITKRRLYLETMKELLPKIGQKYVIDADQNNLLPLLNLGKQLETQNGAVK from the coding sequence ATGACTTGGGATTGGGAAAAACTAAAAGAACAGCAAAAGCAAAAACCGGGCAGTGCCCCCCCCCAGATGGACGAAATTGTTAAAAAGTTAAAGGGATTTAAATTTTCCGGACTCCCTTTTATCATTTTAATTTTACTGATAGCGCTTATACTGGGATCTTCGATGTTTTACACAGTCGATATCGATGAAGTCGGGGTAATCCAGCGGTTTGGCAAATACGTACGTACCAGCCAGCCCGGACTCAACTTCAAATTGCCGACCGGCCTTGAAAAACTCACCAAAGTCAAGGTCAGACGGGTTTATAAAGAAGAATTCGGCCTCAAGACGATCACTACCGGCTTCACAACCCGTTCGACAACGGAGTCTGGAGATGACAATGTATCGCTCATGTTGACCGGGGATCTGAATGTAGCGCAGGTGCCATGGATTGTTCAGTACCGAATCAAGGATTCGTATAATTTTCTTTTCAAAGTTAAAGACATCGGCCGTCTTCTCAACGACATGTCAGAGGCCTGCATGCGACTGGTAGTCGGAGACAGAAGCATCAACGAGGTCATCAGCAAACGGGAAGAAATCGCGGAAGAAACGATCAGCCTCCTTCAAAAGGAATTGGATAATGCCGAAAGCGGTATCCATATTGTAACGATCGAAATGAAAAAAACCAATGTCCCGATCACTGTACAGCCTTCATTTAATGAAGTGAACCAGTCTGTTCAGGAAAAAGAAAAAATGATTTATCAGGCGAAGGAAGATTATAACAAAGCCATCCCGACCGCCAAGGGTGAAGCTGAAAGAACCATCAAGGCAAGCGAAGGCTATGCGTTGGATAGAATCAACCGGGCAAAAGGCGACGCGGCCAGATTTACATCCATGTATAACGAATATGCTAAAGCAAAAGACATTACCAAAAGACGACTGTATCTGGAAACCATGAAAGAGCTGCTTCCCAAAATCGGCCAGAAATATGTTATTGATGCAGATCAAAATAATCTTTTACCACTGCTTAATCTTGGCAAACAACTCGAAACCCAAAACGGTGCCGTAAAATGA
- the hflC gene encoding protease modulator HflC, with protein sequence MKYKNLFLIIIIAVISLVFSSAYIIDETEQVVVTQFGKVVGSPKAEPGLYFKIPFIQNANYFPKNLLEWDGDPGQIPTLDKTYIWVDTFARWKITDPIKFFQTVNNTVTATARLDDIIDPATRNFVTSYRLIEAVRKSNRELDTFESGIDDVEQTQRPAYSIKTGREKITQGILEHAQPKLAKFGIELVDVKIKRINYVEQVRESVYSRMIAERKQIAEKFRSEGKGEAQKIRGEKERDLKRIQSEAYRTAQEIMGKADAEATKLYAQSYGADPEFFSFIKTLETYNTSLNQDTSLVLSTDSDFMKYFKSYSEKPDK encoded by the coding sequence ATGAAATATAAAAACTTATTCCTTATAATTATAATAGCGGTAATTTCATTGGTTTTTTCCTCGGCCTATATCATTGATGAGACAGAGCAGGTTGTCGTCACTCAATTCGGCAAGGTGGTAGGATCTCCAAAAGCTGAGCCCGGGCTGTATTTTAAGATTCCGTTTATCCAGAATGCCAATTACTTTCCTAAAAATCTCCTGGAATGGGACGGCGATCCCGGACAGATTCCTACGCTGGATAAAACCTATATATGGGTCGATACCTTTGCCCGCTGGAAAATTACAGATCCGATCAAATTTTTTCAAACGGTAAACAATACCGTCACAGCAACCGCCAGATTAGATGATATTATCGATCCGGCAACCCGGAATTTTGTTACATCCTACAGGCTTATCGAAGCGGTTCGAAAGAGCAACCGAGAGCTGGATACATTTGAAAGCGGGATTGATGATGTCGAGCAAACCCAGCGTCCGGCATATTCCATTAAAACCGGCAGGGAAAAGATCACCCAGGGCATTCTGGAACATGCTCAGCCCAAACTGGCCAAATTCGGGATAGAACTGGTCGATGTGAAAATCAAACGAATCAATTATGTCGAACAGGTCAGAGAATCAGTCTACAGCCGGATGATTGCGGAAAGAAAACAGATCGCTGAAAAATTCCGTTCCGAAGGAAAAGGAGAAGCACAAAAAATCCGAGGTGAAAAAGAAAGGGATTTAAAACGGATACAATCCGAAGCGTATCGAACAGCACAGGAAATCATGGGAAAGGCCGATGCTGAAGCAACAAAATTATATGCTCAGTCTTATGGAGCTGACCCGGAGTTCTTTTCTTTCATCAAAACGCTTGAAACCTATAACACATCATTAAATCAGGACACTTCCCTCGTGCTCTCAACGGACTCTGACTTTATGAAATATTTTAAGTCCTATTCAGAAAAACCCGATAAATAG
- a CDS encoding aurora kinase A-interacting protein yields the protein MGSVIKKRRKKMSKHKHRKLLVRTRHQRRKGK from the coding sequence TTGGGAAGTGTTATTAAAAAAAGAAGAAAAAAAATGAGCAAGCATAAGCATCGAAAGCTTTTAGTACGTACGCGGCATCAGAGAAGGAAAGGTAAATAA
- a CDS encoding zinc ribbon domain-containing protein: MPIYEYECENCGAVEEVLQKFSDKPLTTCKHCSGKVHRIISQSTFHLKGTGWYVTDYAKGSTTSASCSKPKAVSTTDTKTIDTKTAATKTTDAAK, encoded by the coding sequence ATGCCAATCTATGAGTATGAATGTGAAAATTGCGGGGCAGTTGAAGAAGTTTTACAAAAATTTTCCGATAAACCGTTGACAACCTGTAAACATTGTTCAGGCAAAGTCCACAGAATTATCTCTCAAAGCACTTTTCATCTCAAAGGAACCGGCTGGTATGTAACCGATTATGCAAAGGGTTCGACAACCAGCGCCTCGTGCTCAAAACCAAAAGCAGTGTCAACAACCGATACGAAAACGATTGATACGAAAACGGCCGCAACAAAAACGACCGATGCAGCTAAATAA
- the groES gene encoding co-chaperone GroES, with amino-acid sequence MNVRPLNDRILVKRVEEETTTKGGIIIPDTAKEKPAEGKIIAAGNGKLADDGKRIPLEVKIGDRVLFGKYSGTEIKIEGDEYLIMREDDVLGVIE; translated from the coding sequence ATGAATGTCAGACCACTGAATGATCGTATTCTTGTCAAACGGGTCGAAGAAGAAACAACGACTAAAGGCGGAATCATCATCCCTGATACGGCCAAAGAAAAACCGGCTGAAGGGAAGATCATCGCCGCAGGAAACGGCAAACTTGCAGATGACGGGAAACGGATTCCCCTCGAAGTTAAAATCGGAGATCGTGTATTGTTCGGTAAATATTCCGGTACAGAGATCAAAATTGAAGGTGACGAATACCTGATTATGCGAGAAGATGATGTTCTTGGCGTAATCGAATAA